Proteins from a genomic interval of Quercus lobata isolate SW786 chromosome 11, ValleyOak3.0 Primary Assembly, whole genome shotgun sequence:
- the LOC115967569 gene encoding classical arabinogalactan protein 1-like, whose amino-acid sequence MARFSFVALVVMAVLVGSTLAQSPSQSPSNSPTQAPAPKASAPSPTVRKTPVPAPSPAVVNSPPSPPPASSDAPVSPPSSISTPPAEAPGPAAQSGAVLNRVGFAAGSVAVALFAAVLVF is encoded by the coding sequence ATGGCTCGCTTTAGCTTTGTGGCTTTGGTTGTAATGGCAGTACTTGTGGGCTCCACTTTAGCCCAGTCTCCTTCACAATCTCCATCAAATTCGCCAACACAAGCGCCCGCTCCTAAAGCTTCAGCGCCGTCGCCTACAGTTAGAAAGACTCCAGTGCCTGCGCCGTCTCCGGCAGTGGTGAACTCTCCACCATCTCCTCCTCCGGCTTCTTCTGATGCTCCGGTGAGTCCTCCATCTTCGATTAGTACTCCACCTGCTGAAGCTCCTGGACCGGCGGCTCAGAGCGGTGCCGTTTTGAACAGAGTTGGGTTCGCTGCTGGATCTGTGGCTGTAGCACTATTCGCTGCCGTTTTGGTGTTTTAG